The genomic stretch TTGAACCTGAATTTATTGAACCTGATGAGTCGTTAGGACTGGTTCCCCACGGCAGTGTTATGGCTTTCAAGAAGGAGGCAGAATACTTAAGTAAGTCTGATTATTATCATGAGTTTTAGTTTCATTTTGATAGAAACTATGCATTCGAAAGTAACTTGCTTTGCTCCAAAAGGGGTGCAGAAGTGGTACAAATAAAGAACGAAAGCGAGATTTTGAAAAAAGTCCGTAATGTACAGAAAGAAATTGAAGTTTTCTATCTTTTGCGAATATTGCCGAAAGTATTTACCAAAACAGTTCATCAAACTAGACATTTCAAGGAATGGTTTAGTGCGCCTATGAATTATGTGAGAATGATTGAGTTACCTCTTACAATAACCTTAATGGATTTGGAGAAAGAATCCAGAATACTGGATATATCAAGCCCCAAATTGCTGTCGTTATACTTGGGTACTAACGGTTTTGTAAATATAACAATATCCGATGTTGAAAATTATTTTGTAGGGGATTTTAAGATATATTCAAAAGAGTTTGGATTTTCACCACAGATTGAAACTTTTGATGCTACTAATATTCCTTTTGCCGATAGATCTTTTGACCGTGTTTTTTCTGTGTCAGTGTTAGAACATGTGCCTGATAATGGAGACGTGGAACTTGCTAAAGAAGTAGCTCGCATTCTTAAACCTAATGGTATTTTTGTTGTTACCTTCCCAGCCAGTGTGGTATATAGCGAGGAGTGGCTAAAGAATCGGAATTTTTATTGGTCAAGCAAAGTTCGAGAGGATGGACGAGTTTTTTTTCAAAGGAGGTATGATGAGCGATTTATAAAAAAGCATTTCGCGGATATAGGATTCGAAATCGATGATATTATTTATATAGCGGAAAAGCCTATTGAAGAGCCAAAACTGAATGAAAATGGAAGACTTCTTTATAATGTTTACTATTTAGAAGAATTTATATCAATAAAAATATTAAAGAAGTTACAGTCTATATTTCGATTACCACTACTACCGTACCTTGCATATTGTTATCTTTCTTATAGATATCATTATTTAACAAGGAATTGCAACGATAAGAATATAAGACAAGCGGCAGTGAAATTCGTAAGGAGGTAGTAGAAATGAAAAAATTTGCTATACACGGATTTTATGGACAAGGAAATTTAGGCGATGAGGCTATTCTA from Candidatus Atribacteria bacterium encodes the following:
- a CDS encoding class I SAM-dependent methyltransferase, whose amino-acid sequence is MVQIKNESEILKKVRNVQKEIEVFYLLRILPKVFTKTVHQTRHFKEWFSAPMNYVRMIELPLTITLMDLEKESRILDISSPKLLSLYLGTNGFVNITISDVENYFVGDFKIYSKEFGFSPQIETFDATNIPFADRSFDRVFSVSVLEHVPDNGDVELAKEVARILKPNGIFVVTFPASVVYSEEWLKNRNFYWSSKVREDGRVFFQRRYDERFIKKHFADIGFEIDDIIYIAEKPIEEPKLNENGRLLYNVYYLEEFISIKILKKLQSIFRLPLLPYLAYCYLSYRYHYLTRNCNDKNIRQAAVKFVRR